A genomic window from Punica granatum isolate Tunisia-2019 chromosome 2, ASM765513v2, whole genome shotgun sequence includes:
- the LOC116193468 gene encoding VAMP-like protein YKT61 isoform X2: protein MKITALLVLKVNPDGSDPVILSNASDVSHFGYFQRSSVKEFIVFVGRTVAKRTPPGQRQSVQHEEYKVHSYNRNGLCALGFMDDHYPVRSAFSLLNQILDEYHKSFGDSWRSAQADNTQPWPYLNEALTKFQDPAEADKLLKIQRELDETKIILHKTIDSVLARGEKLDSLVDKSSDLSAASQMFYKQAKKTNQCCTLL, encoded by the exons ATGAAGATTACGGCTCTTTTGGTGCTCAAGGTGAACCCCGATGGATCGGATCCGGTAATCCTGTCGAACGCCTCCGATGTCAGCCATTTCGGATACTTCCAGCGATCGAGCGTGAAGGAGTTCATTGTCTTCGTCGGCCGCACCGTCGCCAAACGGACCCCGCCCGGCCAGCGCCAGTCTGTCCAGCACGAAG aATACAAGGTTCATTCTTACAACAGAAATGGTCTCTGTGCATTAGGATTCATGGATGATCACTATCCAGTTCGAAGTGCTTTCTCTCTTTTGAACCAG ATCCTAGATGAGTATCACAAGAGTTTTGGTGATTCATGGAGATCGGCACAGGCAGATAATACTCAACCGTGGCCCTACCTGAATGAAGCTTTAACAAAATTCCAG GACCCTGCTGAGGCCGACAAGTTGTTGAAAATTCAGAGGGAATTGGATGAAACGAAAATTATACTT CACAAAACCATTGATAGTGTGCTCGCTCGTGGTGAGAAACTGGACAGTCTTGTCGATAAGAGTTCCGATCTCAGTGCAGCCTCACAG ATGTTTTACAAGCAAGCAAAGAAAACCAATCAGTGTTGTACATTACTGTAA
- the LOC116193468 gene encoding VAMP-like protein YKT61 isoform X1, with amino-acid sequence MKITALLVLKVNPDGSDPVILSNASDVSHFGYFQRSSVKEFIVFVGRTVAKRTPPGQRQSVQHEEYKVHSYNRNGLCALGFMDDHYPVRSAFSLLNQILDEYHKSFGDSWRSAQADNTQPWPYLNEALTKFQDPAEADKLLKIQRELDETKIILVSIQPSILSSLLICLVHMNGCLSQHKTIDSVLARGEKLDSLVDKSSDLSAASQMFYKQAKKTNQCCTLL; translated from the exons ATGAAGATTACGGCTCTTTTGGTGCTCAAGGTGAACCCCGATGGATCGGATCCGGTAATCCTGTCGAACGCCTCCGATGTCAGCCATTTCGGATACTTCCAGCGATCGAGCGTGAAGGAGTTCATTGTCTTCGTCGGCCGCACCGTCGCCAAACGGACCCCGCCCGGCCAGCGCCAGTCTGTCCAGCACGAAG aATACAAGGTTCATTCTTACAACAGAAATGGTCTCTGTGCATTAGGATTCATGGATGATCACTATCCAGTTCGAAGTGCTTTCTCTCTTTTGAACCAG ATCCTAGATGAGTATCACAAGAGTTTTGGTGATTCATGGAGATCGGCACAGGCAGATAATACTCAACCGTGGCCCTACCTGAATGAAGCTTTAACAAAATTCCAG GACCCTGCTGAGGCCGACAAGTTGTTGAAAATTCAGAGGGAATTGGATGAAACGAAAATTATACTTGTAAGTATACAGCCATCGATATTATCTTCTCTTTTGATCTGTCTCGTTCACATGAATGGTTGTCTTTCGCAGCACAAAACCATTGATAGTGTGCTCGCTCGTGGTGAGAAACTGGACAGTCTTGTCGATAAGAGTTCCGATCTCAGTGCAGCCTCACAG ATGTTTTACAAGCAAGCAAAGAAAACCAATCAGTGTTGTACATTACTGTAA